TCATAAAATCCAACCTCCAACAACCCCACCTGTGGCGGCCCTGCGCTTGGCAGCCTTCTTCCAGGGTAAGGGGTGGAAAAATGGCTCCGttccccaccacagccccatTCTTTTGGCATGACACTTGCCTTTCTGGCTGGTAACTCCAGAAGAGAGTTGGCTTTGCCCCCCTCTCTCCTCACCTCCTGAGAAAAGGGGGTAGACAAGGGGAAAGGGAGCAGTCAGGTCTGCAAGGTCTTTTAGTCCCCAGCCAGCAGTCTGATCTCATATTGCTGGTTGGTCCAAGGAGAAGGGCTACAGCGTGTctgagctggggacaggcaggtctcaggggatggaggagagGCCTGGTCAGCATGAAAGTGATATGCTTCTCCAGGTATCCCCTCCCCATACCCTTCCATGAGGCACAGAGCAAGCAGGGAAGGATAAGAAAGGCAGAGACCATGAAAGGTCGATCCATCAATGTCAGTGGCCTTGATGGAGAAGGAGGCATCCATGGAGCTGGTGGAGACATGGGGTGGGTTGTCGTCACTCCATCTAGCTCCAGGGGTGCCCCAGAGGCCATCTTCCAATGGGTCTCAGGGTGGCGGGCTCCAGAGgagccctgtccctgcccgaTGGTGCAGCTTGCACCCCTTCAGCTACTCCGGGATGCTGGGGCATGCACTCAGCTGAACCCCCACGGCTTCGTTGTACCACGCTGCAGAGCCCAAAGGAAGGTGAGAcgccctgcccggggcaggggacacACGGGGACGTGCCCACTGGGGCCGACTCCCCCGTGCCGGGCAGCTCCGCACCCTCCCCGCCTGAGCAGGGCCCGCCGCCGGCCCagcgccccccgctccccgcccggccGGGGGGGCCAGCctgccccccggggccgcccgtcCGCCAACCGGCCGGCCTGCCTTTGTGCCTGGCCggggggcagaggaggagctTGCGAAAAGTTTTGGGCTAAAAACCCACCTTTTGCTGCCAGCCGAGCCCGACGTCAGGGGCCGCTGTGCGCTGCGCGGGGGCTCCGCACGCGGCCGCTAcacaaaggcagcagctccGCACCGttccgcgccgctccgcgcacCGCACCGCAGGTGAGTGGGGCCCCCCCGGTGCTCGGGGCCGCACCGCTCCCCCAAGCCCCCGCGGACgaccgcgccgcccgcccgaCGCCACGGGGATGGGCGCCTCCGGCAAGGCGAGTGGCGACCTCCAGCTCTCTTCCGTGAGGATCTACGCTGAGGGCTCCCCGGCGGGGGAAGGGGCTTTGCCGGGGTGGGGAACATGgccctggctggggaggagCCGCAGGAAGGGCGATCGCGGCCGGGGTCCCGGCGGGCTCGCCTGCGACGAACCAGGAAAGCTCTTGGAGGGCTGAAGGTGCAGGAGGAGGGGGTTTCGGAGGAAGGCAGGGCTCCGGGACAGCAGGCAGGGGTTGAGGCAGTGGCCCGGGATCCTAGCCCCCCCGCCTTGGTGGACACCCCACACCGGGTCGAGGAGGGCTCAGGTGGTGGGAGATGCCCCGGCCGGAGCCCGGGGAGCTGCTTTGGAGCGCGGCCCGGCCACCGCCAGCCTCTCCGGTGGTTGGGGGGGAGGCCGGCCGGGGGGGAAGAGACTGTACCGGGGGTCACAGCACAGCgtctgccctggggagggagcagagggtAGCAGCGCTGGAGGACGCTGCCTGCTCCCCTCTCTGCCTCGCAATGCATAAGCAGAACACAGAGCAAAGCCTTCCCCCTTGTAGCACCTTTTCCTCACTCTGCTCCCATCCAGTATCTCCAGCAGAGCCCTCCTGGTCATGGTAATGCCTTGGCTAATGGGGAAAATCTCAGCCCCGCTCTCCTGGCCGCAGGGAAATTCCTGCTGGTGGGGTGCTGGGCGCCCCAAGCCATGGGATCCCCAAGCGCTGGGCTCCCAGCCCAGAGGCTGGGGAACAGCTCAGCCCACGGAGGGAGGGCAGTGGTCCTGTGCCCACCTCTGCAGGAGCCAACTGCAACTTGAGCCAAGCCGAGAGGTCCCGCTGCTGGAAGAGGGGCTGTGAGGGGGCTGACAGCCCGGCAGCTGCCCTGGTCCCCAGGAGAGCATCGGGATGGCAGagaggggacaggagctggtGTGGTGCTTGCTAGGAGAAGCACTCGCTGATGGTCCCTGAGGGGTCCAGAGGGGGGTCCATCGCCGTGGTGGGTATTTGGGCTTTGCTTCAGCATCACCCGGTGATTTTTTATAGAGCTGATCCTAGGTTAGTTAAACCCAGAGCAGctagaggagggagaggaagggaaaatggGGACTGCCATGGTGCGGTCAGGCTCCAGGCTGCCCCACTTGTGCAGCCCATTTGTGGGAGAGACCAAAACCGTGTGAGAGCCAGTGGGGatctgagcaggagaggagCCAGGGCCCTGCAGGGGTgtgggaggagctgggctgtgcgAACACGCCAGAAGGCACTGGCAGCCTGACCGAGGCCAGCTCTTGTTTGACTGGTGGATGGGGAGACAAAGAAGGGGTCAGATTATTTggaaaaccagctggaaaactgcACTCCCTTTCCCTTATGAATGTTTTAGGATGAGGTCCCCGCAGACGTTGTGTGGGGAGCATGATGTACTGGGCAGAAGCTGGGAGTGGATCCAGGAGTCCCTGGGGCTGTAGCTGTGCTGCCTCTTGGAGCCCCCTCTCCCATCCCTGTGCACACATGGGCAGAGCCCCACAGTACCCATGCCATGGGGAGTGGAGGGTGCCCATGCCCCCAGGTGAGGCAGGCGTGAGCACAGCAGCGGGAGGCTGTCTGCCTGGGTGCTCAGGCACCACGTCTCCaagagctgagctggaaggtGCCGGGCTGGGAGGTGGGTGCAGGAGCACAGGGAAACACTCTGCAGCAAAGGATGGATGAAGTTTACAGAGCATCTGAAATCGGGGGAGTGCTGTGAATATTCCAGATGCCaggtgctgccccagcccagctgttCCAGAAAGTGGGGCAGGAGTGCCAGCAACTCAGCTCAGCCCTAACTTTGCCATCTCTAATCCACCCATCTGGGCTGAGCCCTTGTCCCCTTGTGAGAATGGGGCTGAGCTATGTCTTGCTCAGTAGGCTGGCTCCTAGCTGGGCTGGGCAAGGGGGCAGGCAGCTCTCAGCCCCTCGCCTGCGCCTTCAGCCAGCCAGGCTGTGTAATTCCTTCTGACAGTTCAATACAGAGCGAAGCCAGCAGCTTCGCGGCAATGGATGCATGAAAGGTGAGTGCACTGGAGCCTGAATAATGGGGGGAGCTGCTCTCTCCAGCATGCTgcctggggagcctgggggCAGGGAGCAAGTGTTGACCCTGGGCTCTTCCCTGCACTGCTTTCCCCTGGGACATGCTGTGCATCCTGATCTCTCTGACCCAGACCTGCCAAGCCTATCATGGAGCCAGGGCAAGTGCAATGTAtttgctggctggctgctgccACACAGATATAGGTGTCATCCTAAAGAGCAGGGCACTGGGGGACTAGGGAAGGGGCCACCAGGCTTGAGacaccagctctgcacagctgcacTCCTGCTGGCAGCGGGAGCTGGGACCCCAGTGTTGACTGCAGTATTCCACGGAGGCTCGTGGTGGCAGCCAGAGGGAAACCATCCAAGGCCTCCGTGGTGGGGTGGGCAGggccccaggagctgcacccTGTGTGCATGCACCCTCATCCCTGACCTGCTCCCAGGCACATGAGTGCAGCCCCCGCCCTGCATGCACCAGTGCTGTTGAGGTGGCTGCAGCACCATCAGTGGGTGCAGCTCTCCTGCGCCATCTCTCCGATGAGCTCCTGCACTGTGAGgactttggttttggtgtttaaTCCACTGGTTTAACTCTCAGCCCCCGCCATGGCagcaggtttggttttgctggacttttttcttccctcccttgaTTCCTCTGGAGCTAGAAAAAGGTACCATGGCAGCTTCACTCCCCTGGCTCTGGGGCTCATTGGTGTGGGGCAGCTGACTGCTGGATAAAGGAACCATGGAGAAGTACAGGGGGGTAGGGGCTGGGGAGCAAGACCCCTACTGCCAGCATGCAGGTGGgggctgctttgcttttgtgggggcaggagcagcacaggccCTGGTGCAGCCTGGTGCTGGGTACACCCGACCTCAGGGCCTTCCTCGGCTGCTTCAGGGGGCGTGGGGAtccctgcagagagcagcatcCGCCTGCAGGGCAgtgaggggctgcagggatgggaaTGAGCTCCCAGCCCAACAGCTCCCTGGCCGGACACAGTTGCTGAGATGCACAGTTAAACTTCCTGTTGCAATTAATACACACGGTCTGATGCGTGGCAACAAGCGGGGCGTGGGGgtgcgcgcacacacacacacacacaggtgcCTGTGTGCAATGGAGGCAGCTGCCATCTCACTCCTAGGCAGGCTGCCCCCAGTCCACTGTGCCCCCTCCTCGCTGCCGCACCATGCCCTGACCCCTCACCCACCTcaccctcttcctcctccccagtcAGGATGCAGGTCCAgggcctcctcctcctcctggcgcTGATCCTGCTGGCTGCCACCGCCGAGGCTGGCAAGAACAAGAAAGGTGAGAGTGGGGCCGATGAGCAGCCCGGGGTGTGCCCCCGTGTTCCTGAAATGAGCAcctgctccccttcccttgCAGAGAAGGTGAAGAAGGACGGCTCTGAGTGTGAGGACTGGCGCTGGGGACCCTGCGTCCCCAACAGCAAGGACTGTGGTCTGGGCTACCGTGAGGGAACTTGCAAAGACGAGAGTAAGAAACTCAAGTGCAAGATCCCCTGCAACTGGAAGAAGAAGTTTGGAGGTGGGTGCATGGTGGTAGAGTGACTGGGGAGCACCATGGGCTgggtggctggggctggtggctgcGCTGGGTCCTGCCTGGCCCTGACACCAATCCCCTCTTTTGCAGCTGACTGCAAGTACAAATTTGAGAGCTGGGGGGGGTGTAGTGCTCAGACAGGTGTGAAGACTCGCTCCGGCATCCTGAAGAAAGCCCTGTACAATGCCCAGTGCGAGGAAATCGTCTATGTGACCAAGCCCTGCTCTTCCAAGATCAAGGCAAAGTCCAAAGGTCAGTCCTTACCGTTCCTGTCCCCAGAAGGGTCCTGCTGGGACCATGGGCAGGGGCTCTCCGGGGGTAGTTTGGCCCCTTGGGgttgggctttgctggggatgtgggggatCACTAGGATGCTTTTCCCTCTGCGTTAGCACATGTGGCAGCCCTAAAGTCCAGCTGCTAGCTGGACAGGATGCAAGTGCTGCTAGGAAAAACCCCGGTCCCCTCCTCAAGTCACTGCCAGCTTTGGTGGGATGGCGgtttccccctctccccagtGGGGCTGGTGCAAAGCGTGGCTTTGCATGGTGGGGGGAGGCTGCCTGCAGGGATGCGGCTCCTATGCCCTGCcaagctggctgtgctggccaCATTCCTGCCATGGCAGCACCTGGAGGATTGGGCTACTGCCAGTGGACACACTAACTCTTATCTCCTGTGCTTCTTGGATACAGCAAAGAAGGGCAAGGGGAAGGACTAGAGTGGGAAGCCAGCATCCTCGTCAGCCTCTTGACACAGTGCCCATGGGGCTGGAAGCCCGCTGCAGTTGGCCCATGCTCcagtcttcctcctcctctccttcttcctttccatgACCTCCTCTTTCACTGAGATGCCTTGTTTTAATCGCTAGTGTTGTAGAGAGCAAACTCACCCACCCCGCAGGAGGGTCTGCTgccctccccgctgcccctgcCAGTGCATCCCG
Above is a window of Caloenas nicobarica isolate bCalNic1 chromosome 5, bCalNic1.hap1, whole genome shotgun sequence DNA encoding:
- the MDK gene encoding midkine; amino-acid sequence: MQVQGLLLLLALILLAATAEAGKNKKEKVKKDGSECEDWRWGPCVPNSKDCGLGYREGTCKDESKKLKCKIPCNWKKKFGADCKYKFESWGGCSAQTGVKTRSGILKKALYNAQCEEIVYVTKPCSSKIKAKSKAKKGKGKD